A portion of the Candidatus Pristimantibacillus lignocellulolyticus genome contains these proteins:
- the gap gene encoding type I glyceraldehyde-3-phosphate dehydrogenase, with protein MIKVGINGFGRIGRLAFRRIQNVEGIQVVAINDLTDAKMLAHLLKYDTTQGRFDGDVEVHDGFFKVNGKEVKVLANRNPEELPWGELGVDIVLECTGFFTTKEAAEKHLKGGAKKVVISAPATGDMKTIVYNTNHEILDGTETVISGASCTTNCLAPMAQVLNDQFGIVQGLMTTIHAYTGDQNTLDAPHPKGDFRRARAAAENIIPNTTGAAKAIGLVIPDLNGKLDGAAQRVPTATGSLTELVTVLNKKVTVDEVNAAMKAAANESFGYTEDEIVSSDIIGITYGSLFDGTQTKVQTVGDQQLVKTVSWYDNEMSYTSQLIRTVEHFAKLIK; from the coding sequence ATGATTAAAGTAGGTATTAATGGATTTGGACGTATTGGTCGTTTGGCATTCCGCCGTATTCAAAACGTAGAAGGTATTCAAGTAGTAGCAATTAATGACTTAACTGATGCTAAAATGCTAGCTCATTTGCTTAAATATGATACAACTCAAGGTCGTTTCGATGGCGATGTTGAAGTACATGATGGTTTCTTCAAAGTAAATGGTAAAGAAGTTAAAGTTCTTGCTAACCGTAACCCTGAAGAATTGCCATGGGGCGAGCTAGGCGTAGATATCGTTCTAGAGTGCACAGGTTTCTTCACAACTAAAGAAGCTGCTGAAAAACACCTTAAAGGTGGAGCTAAAAAAGTTGTTATCTCTGCTCCAGCTACAGGCGATATGAAAACTATCGTTTACAACACTAACCATGAAATTCTAGATGGTACTGAAACAGTTATCTCTGGTGCTTCTTGTACTACTAACTGTCTAGCTCCTATGGCTCAAGTATTGAACGATCAATTCGGTATCGTTCAAGGTCTTATGACAACGATCCATGCTTACACTGGTGACCAAAATACACTTGATGCTCCACACCCTAAAGGTGACTTCCGTCGTGCTCGTGCAGCGGCTGAAAATATTATTCCTAACACAACTGGTGCTGCTAAAGCAATCGGTCTAGTAATTCCTGATCTTAACGGTAAACTTGACGGTGCTGCTCAACGTGTACCAACAGCAACTGGTTCTCTAACTGAGCTTGTTACTGTATTGAATAAAAAAGTAACAGTTGATGAAGTTAACGCTGCTATGAAAGCTGCTGCTAACGAATCATTCGGTTACACTGAAGACGAGATCGTATCTTCTGATATCATTGGTATCACTTACGGTTCTTTATTCGATGGAACTCAAACTAAAGTTCAAACTGTTGGCGACCAACAATTGGTTAAAACTGTATCTTGGTACGACAACGAAATGTCATACACTTCTCAATTGATTCGTACAGTTGAACATTTCGCAAAACTTATCAAGTAA
- a CDS encoding phosphoglycerate kinase, translated as MNKKSVRDIELTGKKVFVRVDFNVPLEDGKITDDKRIRETLPTINFLIENGAKVILASHLGRPDGVVVEELRHTASAVRLSELLGKPVVKANESVGDAVKALIADMNNGDVLLLENVRFNAGEEKNDAELAKQFAELADLFVNDAFGAAHRAHASTEGIAHFLPAVSGLLMERELDVLGKAINNPARPFTAIVGGSKVKDKIAVIEKMIEIADNIIIGGGLSYTFFKAQGHEIGQSLLDNSKLDLALEFIEKAKAAGKNLYLPVDIVVTDEFSAKANTKIVSVDSIPADMEGIDIGPKTREIYAEVIKNSKLVVWNGPMGVFEIEPFSHGTQAVAKATAETEGYTVIGGGDSAAAAEKFGLADQMDFISTGGGASLEFMEGKALPGVVALNDK; from the coding sequence ATGAATAAGAAAAGTGTACGTGATATCGAATTGACGGGTAAGAAAGTATTTGTTCGTGTAGATTTTAATGTTCCACTTGAAGATGGAAAAATTACTGATGACAAACGTATTCGCGAAACATTGCCTACAATCAATTTCCTAATTGAAAATGGTGCTAAAGTTATTCTTGCTAGTCACCTTGGTCGCCCTGATGGCGTAGTAGTAGAAGAACTTCGTCATACTGCAAGTGCAGTTCGTCTGTCTGAGTTACTTGGCAAACCAGTTGTTAAAGCTAATGAGTCAGTTGGCGACGCTGTTAAAGCACTTATCGCTGATATGAACAATGGTGATGTGTTGTTGCTTGAAAACGTGCGTTTCAATGCTGGTGAAGAGAAAAATGATGCAGAACTAGCGAAACAATTTGCTGAGCTTGCTGATCTTTTCGTAAATGATGCATTTGGTGCTGCTCACCGTGCACATGCTTCAACAGAAGGTATCGCTCACTTCCTACCGGCTGTATCTGGTTTACTTATGGAGAGAGAATTGGATGTTCTAGGCAAAGCGATTAACAATCCAGCTCGTCCTTTCACAGCTATCGTTGGTGGTTCTAAAGTTAAAGATAAAATTGCTGTAATCGAAAAAATGATCGAAATCGCTGATAACATTATTATTGGTGGCGGTCTTTCTTATACATTCTTCAAAGCTCAAGGTCATGAAATTGGTCAATCTCTTCTTGATAACAGTAAACTTGATCTTGCACTTGAATTCATTGAAAAAGCTAAAGCTGCTGGCAAGAACCTATACTTACCGGTTGATATTGTTGTAACTGATGAGTTCAGCGCAAAAGCTAACACAAAAATTGTTTCTGTTGACAGCATTCCTGCTGACATGGAAGGTATCGATATCGGACCTAAAACTCGTGAAATCTACGCTGAAGTTATCAAAAACTCTAAGCTAGTAGTGTGGAACGGACCTATGGGCGTATTTGAAATCGAGCCATTCTCTCATGGTACACAAGCAGTAGCTAAAGCTACAGCTGAAACTGAAGGTTACACAGTAATCGGTGGTGGAGATTCTGCAGCTGCAGCTGAGAAATTCGGCCTAGCTGATCAAATGGACTTCATTTCAACTGGTGGCGGTGCTTCCCTTGAGTTCATGGAAGGTAAAGCTCTTCCAGGTGTAGTTGCACTTAACGACAAATAA
- the tpiA gene encoding triose-phosphate isomerase, whose product MSRTPIIAGNWKMFKTISEAVSFFDAVKGKAEVAGVESVICAPFTNLPALVEAAKGTSIAIGAQNLHFEDNGAFTGEISGVMLKDLGVKYVLIGHSERRQYFAETDETVNKKVHAAIKHNLVPIVCIGEKLEEREAGTTKDVCKVQTEAALQGLSAAQVADIVIAYEPIWAIGTGKSSTSADAEEVIGYVRSVVAELYDQATADAVRIQYGGSVKPENVTEYMGQANIDGALVGGASLEPNSYIALVEGAK is encoded by the coding sequence ATGAGTAGAACACCTATTATTGCAGGTAACTGGAAAATGTTCAAAACGATTTCAGAAGCGGTTTCTTTCTTCGATGCTGTAAAAGGTAAAGCTGAAGTTGCTGGAGTAGAAAGCGTAATTTGCGCACCATTCACAAACTTACCAGCTCTTGTTGAGGCTGCTAAAGGCACATCTATTGCTATTGGAGCACAAAACCTTCACTTTGAAGATAACGGAGCATTCACTGGCGAGATCAGTGGTGTTATGTTAAAAGATCTTGGCGTGAAATATGTATTGATCGGACACTCTGAGCGTCGTCAATATTTCGCTGAGACTGATGAAACAGTTAATAAAAAGGTTCATGCTGCAATTAAACATAACCTTGTACCGATCGTATGTATTGGTGAAAAGCTTGAAGAGCGTGAAGCTGGTACTACTAAAGATGTATGTAAAGTTCAAACTGAAGCAGCGCTTCAAGGTCTTTCTGCAGCTCAAGTAGCGGACATCGTTATTGCATACGAACCAATTTGGGCAATCGGAACTGGTAAATCATCAACTTCTGCTGATGCCGAGGAAGTTATCGGTTACGTACGTAGCGTTGTTGCTGAATTGTATGATCAAGCAACTGCGGATGCTGTTCGTATTCAATACGGCGGTAGTGTTAAACCGGAAAATGTAACTGAGTATATGGGTCAAGCAAATATCGACGGAGCACTAGTAGGTGGCGCAAGTCTTGAGCCAAACTCCTATATCGCACTTGTCGAGGGGGCCAAGTAA